From the Sardina pilchardus chromosome 11, fSarPil1.1, whole genome shotgun sequence genome, the window ctgtaggtaaaattaaattgaaattgaaatgtagAATGGTAGCTGTggccctgacctctgaccctgcgTGCAGGATGGTATTGAGCCCATGTGGGAGGACGAGCGGAACAAGCGCGGTGGCCGCTGGCTCATCACACTGTCCAAACAGCAGCGACGCCAAGACCTGGACCGCTTCTGGCTGGAGAcggtgagtggacacacacacacacacacacacacctagacacacacacgtgcaaagatgcacacacacacgtgctaagactcacacacacaaacacgtacacacacacacagacgcacgtaCGTAGGCACACAAGCAGATGCCTACTATAAAGCCTTACAGATGAGACATGAGTCTCATACGAATACAACATACTCATTTTGGCAAGTAGTCAGTATTGGTTTaacctacatacatacacagcacacatactcCTTTCACTCACATTTGACCATGAGGAGGCATGAATGGGTCCTTTATATTTACATACCTTCAACcccgctctttctctcacttctttctatccattctctcactcactctctttttcactctcacacacacatgcttgcttgCAGTGGAACATAGGCTGGTGCAGTACAAGTCATGGCAGTAGCAGAGGTCTTGCTAAAACCGAAATGATAATCATTGAACTGGAAGATTAGCTGTCTTTGACCAGACAGAGAAGTTCACAGCTGACTTTGTTTGCTCTGTGTGTCCCTCATCAGCTCCTGTGCCTGGTCGGCGAGGCCTTCGATGACCACAGTGATGATGTATGTGGAGCAGTGGTCAATATCAGAACAAAAGGAGACAAGATTGCAATCTGGACGATGGACTATGAGAATAAGGATGCAGTGACACACATAGGGTAAGTTCAGACCGATGAGGAGAGTCTGAGCAGTGACACACAGCCCAATCCCGAAGTCTGGACTCACAGTCTCACAGACTTTGGTGTGCGTTCttgcgaaattcgtaagggcttagggctgtcccaatgtcgactTTCATagggcgtgagggtttgagtacacgcTTACTGAACCCTTTcagtgagtctgcatcggtgttAAAAGTGTTGTGACATTTACCACGGAGACCATAGAAAAATCCGAAAATtacaaaggtaaacaacagcacgatgcatgtactgtacatggtgcaagtgtcagcaatgtttttgttgttaaacATCGGCAAGGCTCCTGCCTCATTTATACCTATccgagcccatgtggcctcaaacactcactcacttagcacctgagatcaattaagtctctGAGTCTTATAGTGCATCGGACCGTCGGAAAATCTGACTTCCGATAGGGGAAAAATTACTTGAACACAaagtcgggttggattttttacTCGGAGACTCGTgtggaagttttgtgccccgaggtgtccgacttgacgtcactatcatcttctccaaccacgacggcctcccttaCAACAACacgaggtgaatttcactgtcatttcaaataggcaaggtaatttgtcacgAAATTAACAAtacagatagaaacactcgccctagacattttccttcttgctcaaccatagtaAGCACTTCTAATAACGTATTTAATAACGCGACCACACTTTTAATGAGCACAGAGGGTCTGAACAGTGACCCACACATTCCTAAAGGCTATCTTAAAATAAATTGTATCTGACAATGTAGCCTACGTTCTCAATCAGGGTGTAGCCCAAAGCCtgatacaaaacacacaagtacagtatatcaaaaATATTATCAAATTATCAaacaattgtttgtttgtttgtttgtttgatataATTGAAGCCTGCGTTTTTGTAGTGTTAGTTTGGATGATTAGTACCCTGGTGATGATCAGTgacccttccctccctctgtttccccCCTCAGGAGAGTGTATAAGGAGAGGCTGGGCGTCCCTGCTAAAGTCATCATTGGGTACCAGTCCCACGCAGACACTGCTACCAAGAGCGGCTCCACCACCAAAAACAAGTTTGTCGTCTGAGGAGCATCTGTcctgccatgccatgccagggACTTCTGGGTTCTGATCTTGAAGCATTTTTCACTTTCAGTTGAATTGATCATTTGTgccagagagcgagcgagagagcgcgagagtgagagcg encodes:
- the eif4ea gene encoding eukaryotic translation initiation factor 4E-1A — encoded protein: MATAEPEPISNPSNSEEEKSETTGQEVVLNPEEKSETTGQEVVLSPEDYIKHPLQNRWALWFFKNDKSKTWQANLRLISKFDTVEDFWALYNHIQLSSNLMSGCDYSLFKDGIEPMWEDERNKRGGRWLITLSKQQRRQDLDRFWLETLLCLVGEAFDDHSDDVCGAVVNIRTKGDKIAIWTMDYENKDAVTHIGRVYKERLGVPAKVIIGYQSHADTATKSGSTTKNKFVV